The following proteins are encoded in a genomic region of Nitrospira sp.:
- a CDS encoding cytochrome ubiquinol oxidase subunit I produces MKKLSSSLMALIVLFSLCVAATGVCAQEVGTSSVELPYTGNRTAVWVVAQLHILFAAFILGAPIFVVISEWLGYRKQDPRYDRLAKEITKVTVILFSMTAVTGGLFIFVLLAAYPQFTTSFINQFYMVFAVMYPALFIAETILMYAYLYTWDVWKGEKKGRHIALGVLLNLVCLLILFVINGPTSFMNTPPKAEGVSPQDFIAAATLWDKIANQSWFPLSLHRIDGNVAFGGFIAGMIAAYMYMGAKSQEERAYYDWMGFAAIWIAVGGSLLQ; encoded by the coding sequence GTGAAAAAACTGTCGAGCAGTCTCATGGCTCTCATTGTGTTGTTCTCGCTGTGCGTGGCAGCCACTGGTGTCTGTGCTCAGGAAGTTGGGACGTCTTCGGTGGAGCTTCCGTATACAGGCAATCGGACGGCTGTATGGGTCGTCGCTCAACTCCATATTTTATTCGCCGCGTTTATCCTCGGTGCACCGATCTTCGTCGTCATTTCAGAATGGCTGGGTTACCGCAAGCAGGACCCTCGGTATGATCGCCTGGCTAAAGAGATCACCAAGGTGACGGTCATTCTCTTCAGTATGACGGCTGTGACGGGCGGCTTGTTTATTTTTGTCCTTCTTGCCGCCTACCCACAGTTCACGACCTCATTCATCAATCAGTTTTATATGGTGTTCGCAGTAATGTATCCGGCGCTGTTTATCGCCGAGACGATTTTGATGTATGCCTACCTCTACACCTGGGATGTGTGGAAGGGTGAAAAGAAGGGGCGTCACATTGCTCTCGGTGTGCTCTTGAATCTTGTCTGTCTGCTCATCTTATTTGTCATCAACGGCCCCACGTCCTTCATGAACACACCGCCGAAGGCCGAAGGAGTTTCGCCGCAGGATTTCATCGCGGCGGCAACCTTGTGGGATAAGATTGCGAACCAAAGTTGGTTCCCCCTGAGCCTCCACCGAATCGATGGAAATGTGGCATTCGGCGGGTTTATCGCCGGGATGATCGCCGCCTACATGTACATGGGGGCGAAGTCGCAGGAGGAGCGAGCCTACTACGATTGGATGGGGTTCGCCGCCATCTGGATCGCCGTGGGTGGGTCGCTCTTGCAGC
- a CDS encoding c-type cytochrome, with the protein MNIPRGSIRAVFIMSAGLLASCAEQGGEGPIVPPPPAPAEYADKHMPIDWWVDAQKLEEGRKLFIGEANPDVNCSSCHGKDGKPVKAGATDFRNPERMKLYSDSVWFWRISEGVPNTKMKGWKSKLSDEDRWKLVLYERNFGLAGKTWNEEKKQWDDAVAH; encoded by the coding sequence ATGAACATACCGAGAGGCTCGATTCGCGCTGTATTCATCATGAGTGCGGGACTGTTGGCGAGTTGCGCAGAGCAGGGTGGAGAGGGGCCGATCGTGCCACCACCACCGGCTCCCGCTGAATATGCCGACAAGCATATGCCCATAGATTGGTGGGTGGATGCTCAGAAGCTGGAAGAAGGGCGCAAGCTCTTCATCGGAGAGGCAAATCCAGACGTAAACTGTTCCAGTTGTCACGGGAAAGACGGGAAGCCTGTGAAGGCAGGTGCCACTGATTTCAGAAACCCTGAGCGCATGAAGCTCTACTCGGACTCTGTCTGGTTTTGGCGTATTTCCGAAGGAGTGCCGAATACCAAGATGAAAGGCTGGAAGAGCAAGCTTTCAGATGAGGACCGATGGAAGCTCGTGCTCTATGAGCGGAATTTTGGACTGGCTGGGAAGACCTGGAATGAAGAGAAGAAGCAATGGGACGATGCCGTCGCTCACTGA
- a CDS encoding carboxypeptidase-like regulatory domain-containing protein, with amino-acid sequence MASATHEADHRFMVEGYVCDQNGKGLPNTDVLVKDTRISYGQVVRTDGDGYYKAMFHLHNDNLDDPLLVEARGEQQNLKIKFDPKDLESERKIWVNFGTGCEASGPPAWIWWGSGAVFATACGIIGMKFVRSQRKPERVKAKSLGKKKS; translated from the coding sequence GTGGCTTCAGCCACGCATGAAGCGGATCATCGTTTCATGGTGGAGGGGTATGTTTGCGATCAGAACGGGAAGGGACTTCCGAATACAGACGTTCTCGTCAAGGACACAAGGATTTCATACGGTCAGGTTGTTCGAACAGATGGAGATGGCTACTACAAAGCGATGTTTCATCTGCACAACGACAATCTTGACGATCCACTGCTGGTAGAGGCGAGGGGTGAACAGCAGAACCTTAAGATTAAATTTGATCCGAAAGATCTAGAGAGCGAACGGAAGATCTGGGTTAACTTTGGAACCGGCTGTGAGGCAAGTGGGCCTCCCGCTTGGATTTGGTGGGGCAGCGGGGCGGTTTTCGCAACAGCCTGCGGTATTATCGGGATGAAGTTTGTCCGTTCTCAGCGGAAGCCGGAACGGGTCAAGGCGAAATCCCTGGGAAAGAAAAAATCATGA
- the hpnH gene encoding adenosyl-hopene transferase HpnH, whose amino-acid sequence MAVPMSQMYTVAKYVLSQKLRGVKRYPLVLMLEPLFRCNLACAGCGKIQYPDHILDKRLTPEQCWAAAEECGAPMVSIPGGEPLIHPEIAKIVQGLVDRKRYIYLCTNAILLERKLDEYQPSKYLTFSVHMDGLKDEHDLAVCRDGVYDVAVKAIKAALKRGHRVTTNTTLFDDANPERVRKFFDDMMALGVEGMTISPGYSYQKAPDQQHFLKRARTQELFSKILARPKPGWQFNQSPLFLDFLMGRREYQCTPWGNPTYNVFGWQKPCYLLQEGYTTTFREMMDSTEWEKYGTGRNEKCADCMVHCGYEASAVEDTFSTASGFARTAKLTLLPTSR is encoded by the coding sequence ATGGCTGTTCCGATGTCCCAGATGTATACCGTGGCGAAGTATGTGCTCTCACAGAAACTGAGGGGAGTGAAGCGATATCCTTTGGTACTGATGCTCGAGCCGCTCTTTCGGTGCAATCTGGCTTGCGCGGGTTGTGGGAAGATCCAGTATCCCGATCATATCCTCGACAAACGGTTGACGCCGGAACAATGCTGGGCGGCGGCGGAAGAATGCGGAGCGCCCATGGTGAGCATTCCGGGCGGGGAACCGCTCATCCATCCTGAAATCGCGAAGATCGTCCAGGGTTTGGTGGATCGGAAGAGGTACATCTATCTCTGTACGAATGCCATCCTCTTGGAGCGGAAGCTGGACGAGTATCAGCCCTCGAAGTACTTGACCTTCAGTGTCCATATGGACGGGCTTAAGGACGAGCACGATTTGGCGGTCTGCCGCGACGGAGTCTATGACGTGGCGGTCAAGGCCATCAAAGCGGCACTCAAACGCGGCCATCGGGTGACGACCAACACCACCTTGTTCGACGACGCGAACCCGGAGCGGGTCAGAAAATTTTTCGATGACATGATGGCGCTGGGCGTCGAAGGTATGACCATCTCTCCGGGGTATAGTTATCAAAAGGCTCCGGATCAACAACATTTCTTGAAGCGGGCGAGGACTCAAGAACTCTTCTCCAAGATTCTTGCTCGCCCCAAGCCAGGTTGGCAGTTCAATCAATCCCCGTTGTTTCTGGATTTCCTGATGGGCCGGCGTGAGTACCAATGTACGCCCTGGGGGAATCCCACCTACAACGTCTTCGGATGGCAGAAGCCCTGCTATTTGCTGCAAGAAGGGTATACAACAACCTTCCGAGAGATGATGGACTCGACGGAGTGGGAGAAGTACGGGACCGGTCGAAATGAAAAATGCGCCGATTGCATGGTCCACTGCGGCTATGAGGCCTCGGCCGTTGAAGATACCTTCAGTACCGCCTCTGGATTTGCGCGGACAGCTAAATTGACCCTCTTGCCTACCTCGCGGTGA
- a CDS encoding DUF3365 domain-containing protein, whose product MMKSLVLGIASLLLLAFGYLGISSGAKDAGGIPAEKVADMLHSVIEANRTFYTQHVVERMEAKGAAVASENWRSEKTLPLPAQFLQESARLSVNSKAKVGYKLISLWPINKQNGPKSESEQRGLTATQQNPNRPYTEVVMNGPDSYLMAIYADRAVSQACIGCHNAHQDSPRHDFKQNDVMGAIMIMVPLNL is encoded by the coding sequence ATGATGAAAAGCCTAGTGTTGGGAATCGCATCACTACTTCTTCTCGCGTTCGGCTATTTGGGAATATCGTCCGGCGCCAAGGATGCCGGGGGCATTCCTGCTGAGAAAGTGGCGGACATGTTACATTCCGTCATCGAGGCAAACCGCACATTTTATACGCAGCATGTTGTGGAGCGGATGGAAGCAAAAGGCGCTGCCGTAGCATCAGAGAACTGGCGCTCCGAGAAGACCTTACCCCTTCCAGCCCAATTCTTACAGGAAAGCGCTCGTCTATCGGTCAATTCGAAGGCTAAGGTCGGCTATAAACTCATCAGTCTCTGGCCCATCAACAAGCAGAACGGGCCAAAATCCGAATCTGAGCAAAGGGGCCTGACGGCAACCCAACAGAACCCGAATCGTCCGTACACTGAAGTGGTCATGAACGGACCGGACTCCTATCTTATGGCCATCTATGCCGACAGAGCTGTTTCGCAAGCTTGCATCGGATGTCACAACGCGCATCAGGATAGCCCGAGGCACGATTTCAAGCAGAATGACGTGATGGGCGCCATCATGATCATGGTCCCGTTGAACCTTTAG
- a CDS encoding glycosyltransferase 87 family protein: MESKPIIHWINEFARSALFARVVKVGLVIAAVVHGYIISYGRSFHFRDIDIHREIGRRFISGEYLYANDYCYMYLPTTGIYFAPLLMLERNASLALRYAIAVGCLVITIMLFHHMLCGTSNSSVRSWLLVGVGAGALTLQFILNDLDDGGPHLILLGLLTCAIYAIWAGRERLGAIILGFGITLKITPALFLLLFLWKRQWRLASYTVLATVFWIGLPILYMGPTSWWDHHMEWTRNAVLSVFDRQLEGRQENELQKANLSLRHTMLRYLVTYPPDHRLRQVDPGYRPLLDLPPPAANAIVGATGLTLLGLFAWSSRRPYQGPGDPTWARDCAGTLILALLFSPITWDQHLVWMVPAAYIVVAAAARVSGRLSGAGYAMLGVYIVLTMVLNYEVVGSARWEALKSYHHLGIAMLVLFGLLLSSGGALRHVHPFLGMRAPASGVVGPR; encoded by the coding sequence ATGGAATCAAAGCCGATCATTCACTGGATCAATGAATTCGCCAGGTCCGCTCTCTTTGCTCGAGTGGTAAAGGTCGGTCTTGTGATTGCAGCGGTGGTGCACGGCTACATCATTTCCTATGGCCGATCATTTCACTTCCGTGACATCGATATCCACCGAGAGATCGGAAGGCGTTTCATCTCCGGCGAATACCTGTACGCCAATGACTACTGCTACATGTATCTTCCCACGACGGGAATTTATTTCGCCCCGTTGCTTATGCTGGAGAGAAATGCGAGCTTGGCCTTACGTTATGCCATTGCAGTCGGATGCCTCGTCATCACAATTATGCTGTTCCACCACATGTTGTGCGGCACATCAAATTCCAGTGTACGGAGCTGGCTATTGGTCGGTGTGGGTGCGGGAGCGTTGACGCTGCAATTCATCTTGAATGATCTCGACGACGGTGGGCCGCACCTGATTCTCCTGGGCCTTCTCACTTGCGCCATCTACGCAATCTGGGCAGGCAGAGAACGACTCGGCGCGATCATTCTTGGGTTCGGCATTACGCTGAAAATCACTCCCGCACTATTTCTGTTGCTGTTTCTTTGGAAGCGGCAGTGGCGATTGGCATCATACACAGTGCTCGCGACGGTCTTCTGGATCGGACTGCCCATTCTGTACATGGGCCCCACGAGTTGGTGGGATCATCACATGGAATGGACCAGGAACGCGGTGTTATCCGTGTTTGATCGGCAGCTTGAGGGCCGCCAAGAGAATGAACTTCAGAAGGCCAACCTTTCACTCCGCCATACCATGCTGCGGTATTTGGTCACGTACCCACCGGACCATCGCCTACGGCAAGTGGATCCCGGATACAGGCCCCTGTTGGATCTGCCGCCGCCGGCAGCGAACGCGATCGTCGGAGCGACTGGGCTGACTCTGCTCGGTCTGTTCGCCTGGTCCAGCCGGCGGCCGTACCAAGGGCCAGGAGATCCAACGTGGGCGAGGGACTGTGCCGGTACGCTGATTTTGGCCTTGCTATTCTCTCCCATCACCTGGGATCAGCATCTCGTTTGGATGGTCCCGGCGGCCTATATCGTCGTCGCCGCCGCAGCGAGAGTGAGCGGCCGATTGAGCGGTGCCGGGTACGCCATGCTGGGAGTATATATCGTGCTCACGATGGTGCTGAATTACGAAGTCGTGGGTTCAGCCAGGTGGGAAGCGCTGAAGAGTTATCATCATCTCGGCATCGCGATGCTGGTTTTGTTTGGGTTGCTGCTCAGCAGCGGTGGCGCCCTGCGCCATGTCCACCCATTCCTGGGGATGCGCGCACCTGCTTCAGGAGTGGTGGGACCAAGGTAA
- the dxs gene encoding 1-deoxy-D-xylulose-5-phosphate synthase, with protein MSILKTIHSPADLKRLSPDKFPALCREIREQIIGAVSNVGGHLASNLGVVELTVALQYLLDTPTDKIVWDTSNQSYTHKLLTGRREQFHTLRQYGGLSGFCKREESEYDTFNAGHAGTGVSAAFGMVEARDQLKEKHKVVCVVGDGAMTAGMTLEGLHHAGGLGKDFLVILNDNQMSISKNVGAISAYLSRTITGEFYGKVREETGQLLGKIPHIGSDMQKLARRAEELAKGAILPGLLFEELGFQYSGPIDGHNFEHLLPTIENVLKMKGPVLLHVITKKGLGYEPAMKNPVWFHACPPFVRSTGAPAKKAARPSYTAIAMEALVKLAREDKRVVAITAAMCEGTGLTAFEKEFPDRLYDVGIAEQHAVTFAAGLAAQGMKPVVAMYATFLQRAYDQVVHDVATQNLPVAFCIDRGGLVAEDGTTHHGAFDYAYLRHVPNMVVMAPKDENELQHMVKTCLEFNGPISVRYPRGVSLGVKMDQVPQALPVGKGELLKDGTDVAIVAIGVSVWQAVEAAERLSKEGVSTAVVNGRFVKPLDHELIVDVAKRVRYVVTVEEGCKIGGFGSAVLETLSEAGVTEVKTKVMGLPDWYIEQGPQDLLRERYGLTAEGIYQSVKELIGKAPAVQSAFTGAALVGHPHGDEQGS; from the coding sequence ATGTCCATACTCAAGACAATCCATAGTCCTGCCGATCTGAAGCGGTTGTCTCCCGACAAGTTTCCGGCATTGTGCCGGGAGATCCGGGAACAAATTATCGGAGCAGTCTCGAATGTGGGCGGACACCTGGCTTCGAATTTGGGCGTCGTCGAGCTCACAGTCGCCTTACAATATCTTCTGGATACGCCGACCGATAAAATCGTGTGGGACACCAGTAATCAGTCATACACGCACAAACTGCTCACCGGTCGGCGCGAACAGTTCCACACACTCCGTCAGTACGGCGGATTGAGCGGGTTTTGTAAGCGGGAAGAGAGTGAGTACGATACATTCAACGCCGGCCATGCGGGGACCGGTGTGTCGGCCGCCTTCGGCATGGTCGAAGCCCGAGACCAGTTGAAGGAAAAACATAAGGTCGTCTGCGTCGTCGGTGACGGCGCCATGACGGCGGGCATGACGCTGGAAGGACTGCATCATGCCGGGGGGCTCGGAAAAGATTTTCTCGTGATTTTGAACGACAACCAAATGTCGATCTCGAAAAACGTCGGGGCTATTTCCGCCTATCTGAGCCGGACCATCACGGGTGAGTTCTATGGGAAAGTGCGCGAAGAGACCGGTCAGCTCTTGGGGAAGATTCCTCACATCGGCTCCGATATGCAGAAGCTCGCCCGGCGAGCCGAAGAGCTCGCCAAAGGCGCGATTCTGCCGGGATTGCTCTTCGAAGAGCTGGGATTTCAATACAGTGGACCCATCGACGGCCACAATTTTGAGCATCTCCTTCCGACGATCGAGAATGTGCTGAAGATGAAAGGGCCGGTCCTGCTCCATGTCATCACGAAGAAGGGCCTCGGCTACGAACCGGCCATGAAGAATCCGGTATGGTTCCATGCGTGCCCTCCGTTCGTTCGGTCGACCGGCGCACCGGCCAAGAAAGCCGCGCGTCCTTCCTACACAGCGATCGCCATGGAGGCGCTCGTCAAATTGGCTCGCGAGGACAAGCGTGTCGTGGCCATCACCGCTGCCATGTGCGAAGGGACGGGGCTGACGGCATTCGAAAAGGAATTCCCGGATCGTCTCTACGACGTCGGCATCGCCGAACAGCATGCGGTGACGTTTGCGGCAGGGCTCGCCGCGCAGGGCATGAAACCGGTCGTGGCGATGTATGCGACCTTCCTGCAGCGGGCCTATGATCAAGTCGTGCATGATGTCGCCACCCAAAATCTTCCGGTGGCCTTCTGCATCGATCGGGGAGGACTTGTCGCGGAGGACGGAACGACGCATCATGGGGCCTTCGACTATGCCTATCTGCGGCACGTTCCCAATATGGTCGTCATGGCTCCTAAGGATGAGAATGAACTGCAGCACATGGTTAAAACCTGCCTGGAATTTAACGGGCCGATTTCAGTGCGCTATCCGCGCGGGGTGAGTCTTGGTGTGAAGATGGACCAGGTTCCGCAAGCCTTGCCGGTGGGGAAAGGTGAGCTTCTCAAAGATGGGACGGATGTGGCCATCGTTGCGATCGGTGTCTCGGTCTGGCAAGCTGTTGAAGCGGCCGAACGGCTTAGTAAGGAAGGGGTTTCCACAGCGGTCGTGAACGGACGATTCGTTAAGCCACTCGATCACGAACTGATTGTCGATGTCGCGAAGCGGGTGCGCTATGTCGTAACGGTGGAAGAAGGTTGCAAGATTGGTGGGTTTGGTTCTGCCGTGCTCGAAACCCTTTCGGAAGCCGGAGTGACGGAGGTGAAGACGAAGGTCATGGGCCTACCCGATTGGTACATCGAACAGGGACCACAAGATCTGTTGCGGGAACGGTATGGTTTGACGGCTGAAGGGATCTACCAAAGCGTGAAGGAATTGATCGGCAAAGCACCCGCCGTACAATCGGCGTTCACGGGCGCGGCGTTGGTCGGCCATCCGCATGGAGACGAACAGGGGAGCTGA
- a CDS encoding BamA/TamA family outer membrane protein codes for MRRSAAGISLLLWVAFCPGLLDRAHADVQYFPIPAISTSKNDGNDLGLIMPVLITGADGDLKYLVAPMLIHNSYVGLRGTINLFRYEPGGKQIKALASWSEKIEHKFLLSYVDPGFSNGRYSVEFSATNFKNATMRYFGLGPSTEKGDQTNYTASETRVNWRFGVYANEVTQIAVSQRLRVMQQIQPGAATMFPFSRDVFPEDPGMDGAAILGQRISFHYDTRNNLVTPTDGMALTAYAELNFNFHKGAEPVYSRYGLQITKMLASESKRAILVVHGELQATLGSDVPFYEQSSLGGQNNLRGFGMDRYIDKQLIAFSVEERIHILRTRLAGVVADFELTPFIDTGQVFNSFMDVSFKDYRITPGIGFRGIIRPNVVGRIDYGYSKEGGAIFAGLDFPY; via the coding sequence GTGCGTCGTTCTGCCGCCGGTATTAGCCTCCTGCTGTGGGTGGCGTTCTGCCCCGGGCTTCTCGATCGAGCTCATGCGGATGTGCAGTATTTCCCTATTCCTGCCATCAGTACCAGCAAGAACGACGGCAACGATCTTGGATTAATCATGCCGGTTCTCATCACTGGAGCGGATGGGGATCTAAAGTATTTAGTCGCTCCGATGCTGATTCATAACTCATACGTGGGCCTCCGAGGAACCATCAATCTGTTCCGTTATGAACCAGGTGGGAAACAAATCAAAGCCCTTGCGTCCTGGTCAGAGAAGATCGAACATAAATTCCTATTGAGCTATGTCGATCCGGGTTTCAGCAACGGACGATATAGTGTCGAGTTCAGTGCCACGAATTTTAAGAATGCCACTATGCGGTATTTTGGGCTAGGCCCGTCGACGGAAAAGGGAGATCAGACCAACTACACGGCATCCGAGACACGGGTCAATTGGCGATTCGGTGTGTATGCCAATGAAGTGACGCAGATCGCCGTGAGTCAGCGGCTACGAGTTATGCAGCAGATCCAGCCGGGAGCAGCTACCATGTTTCCGTTTTCCCGAGATGTTTTTCCGGAAGATCCTGGTATGGATGGGGCGGCGATCCTCGGTCAACGGATCAGCTTTCACTACGATACGCGGAATAATTTGGTGACGCCGACTGATGGAATGGCGCTCACGGCCTATGCGGAGCTCAATTTCAATTTTCATAAAGGTGCAGAGCCTGTGTATTCCAGGTACGGTCTCCAGATCACGAAGATGCTCGCGAGTGAATCCAAGCGGGCGATTTTGGTGGTTCACGGCGAATTGCAAGCCACGCTCGGCTCGGACGTTCCGTTTTATGAGCAGAGCTCGTTAGGCGGGCAGAACAATCTGCGCGGCTTTGGAATGGACCGATATATCGACAAGCAACTGATCGCGTTCAGCGTTGAGGAACGAATTCATATCTTGCGAACGCGTCTCGCGGGAGTCGTGGCGGATTTTGAGTTGACGCCGTTCATCGATACCGGACAGGTTTTCAACTCTTTCATGGATGTCAGCTTCAAGGACTATCGCATTACACCAGGTATTGGATTCCGGGGAATCATCCGCCCCAACGTAGTGGGACGGATAGATTATGGATACAGTAAAGAAGGAGGAGCGATTTTTGCGGGGCTGGATTTTCCATACTGA
- a CDS encoding ABC transporter substrate-binding protein has translation MMVICIGAVTVPGYAGPPTDSMKATIDEVLRIVREKELQQPEKAEERRHLLEQVVSARFDYTEMSRRALGSPWNQLTDEQKQEFVDLFRQLLTNSYADRIETYSGEGVQYLHERTEKEYAEVRTKVISGKTEIPLDYRLINKADDWRVYDVVVDGVSLVNNYRGQFTKILRASSYSDLVDQLRKKSIQLRAPAP, from the coding sequence ATGATGGTCATTTGCATCGGAGCGGTGACGGTACCCGGGTACGCGGGTCCTCCAACCGACTCCATGAAGGCGACGATCGACGAAGTGCTCCGCATCGTACGGGAAAAGGAACTCCAGCAACCGGAGAAAGCCGAGGAGCGGCGACACCTGCTGGAGCAAGTGGTGTCGGCTCGATTTGACTATACAGAAATGTCTCGACGGGCTCTTGGGTCTCCCTGGAACCAGCTGACTGATGAACAGAAGCAGGAGTTTGTCGACCTCTTTCGGCAGCTGCTGACAAATTCGTACGCGGACAGGATCGAAACCTATTCCGGCGAAGGCGTGCAGTATTTACATGAACGAACGGAGAAAGAGTACGCGGAAGTCAGGACCAAAGTGATTTCGGGAAAGACGGAGATTCCGCTCGATTATCGTTTAATCAACAAAGCCGATGATTGGCGGGTCTATGATGTCGTCGTGGACGGGGTCAGTCTGGTGAATAACTATCGCGGCCAGTTTACGAAGATCCTTCGTGCTTCTTCCTATTCGGACCTCGTCGATCAGCTGCGCAAGAAATCCATTCAGCTCAGAGCGCCGGCTCCGTAA
- the mlaD gene encoding outer membrane lipid asymmetry maintenance protein MlaD, translated as MEKGKLELIVGVFVLVGIVCLGYLSIKLGKLELIGGDVYEVDALFNSATGLKAGATVEVAGVEVGRVKTIRLKEDRAMVSLAVQTGTKLYSDTIASIKTRGIIGEKYLALSPGGGGDPLKPGDVIRDTESGLDLEELVSQYVHGKVN; from the coding sequence GTGGAAAAAGGCAAGCTCGAATTGATCGTCGGCGTGTTTGTGCTGGTCGGGATTGTCTGTCTAGGCTATCTCTCGATCAAGCTCGGCAAGTTGGAACTGATCGGTGGCGATGTCTACGAAGTGGATGCGCTGTTCAATTCAGCCACAGGGCTGAAAGCCGGAGCAACCGTGGAAGTCGCTGGTGTTGAGGTGGGTCGGGTCAAGACGATCCGTCTGAAAGAGGATCGAGCGATGGTATCACTGGCGGTCCAGACTGGGACGAAACTCTATTCCGATACCATCGCTTCGATCAAGACCCGAGGAATCATCGGAGAAAAGTATCTTGCGCTTTCGCCGGGTGGAGGGGGAGATCCGCTGAAGCCGGGCGACGTCATTCGTGACACGGAATCAGGCCTCGACTTGGAGGAGTTGGTGAGTCAGTACGTCCACGGGAAGGTCAACTAA
- a CDS encoding ABC transporter ATP-binding protein, translating to MLKLVGVTKTLGGQLVLQGIDLIVPEGKLTTIIGRSGEGKSVLLKHMIGLLQPDSGQVWVDGVEISRLRGHALNEVRKRFAMLFQGAALFDSLTVFENVAFPLRERLRMKGQEVTGRVEEKLDQVGLAGMGHKFPAELSGGMRKRAGLARALVMQPEIILFDEPTTGLDPLMAKSIHDLITSMQRKFGFTAVMVSHQIPEIFGISDYVAMLKRGKIAAMAEPAEFQRTTDPEIREFISVGGTYQ from the coding sequence ATGCTGAAGCTCGTGGGAGTCACGAAAACGTTGGGAGGTCAGCTGGTCTTGCAGGGCATTGATCTCATCGTCCCTGAAGGAAAGCTCACGACGATCATCGGTCGGAGCGGTGAAGGCAAGAGCGTGCTGCTGAAGCATATGATCGGACTCCTCCAACCTGATTCCGGACAAGTGTGGGTCGATGGGGTCGAGATTTCTCGGCTCCGCGGCCATGCACTCAACGAGGTCCGGAAGCGGTTTGCGATGCTGTTCCAGGGGGCGGCGCTGTTCGATTCACTGACTGTCTTCGAAAACGTGGCCTTTCCGCTCAGGGAAAGACTCCGAATGAAAGGTCAGGAGGTGACCGGCCGTGTGGAAGAGAAGTTGGATCAAGTGGGCCTGGCCGGGATGGGACACAAGTTTCCTGCGGAACTCAGCGGGGGTATGCGGAAACGCGCCGGCCTGGCGCGGGCGTTGGTGATGCAACCCGAAATTATTCTCTTCGACGAGCCCACGACGGGTCTCGATCCGCTCATGGCTAAATCGATTCACGATCTTATTACGAGCATGCAGCGGAAGTTCGGGTTCACTGCCGTGATGGTGAGCCATCAGATTCCGGAGATATTCGGGATTTCGGATTATGTCGCGATGTTAAAACGAGGGAAAATAGCCGCGATGGCGGAGCCGGCTGAATTTCAACGGACGACCGACCCTGAAATCAGAGAATTCATCTCAGTCGGCGGGACGTACCAATGA
- a CDS encoding MlaE family lipid ABC transporter permease subunit yields MTLLKLVGRWALTYVAEMGRMLIFVAASFVWLARPPLRGMQLVKQLHFIGYKSTFVVVLTAAFTGMVLALQGYYTLRKFGSEGLLGSAVALSMIRELGPVLAALMVTARAGSAITAEIGIMRITEQIDALDTMAVNPLQYLIAPKLVAGLIGVPLLVAIFDVVGIYGGHLVGVDLLGVSAGSYWNSIEAAVEWKDVYGGILKSISFGLIVSWICCYKGFYTKMSAEGLGTATTEAVVLSSVLILIWDYFLTSLLL; encoded by the coding sequence ATGACGCTACTCAAACTCGTAGGTCGATGGGCGCTTACCTATGTGGCGGAAATGGGCCGGATGCTGATCTTCGTGGCGGCTTCCTTCGTTTGGTTGGCGCGTCCGCCGTTGCGGGGCATGCAATTAGTCAAGCAACTCCACTTCATCGGCTACAAGTCGACGTTTGTTGTCGTGCTGACTGCGGCGTTCACCGGGATGGTGCTGGCGCTACAAGGTTACTACACGCTGCGAAAGTTCGGATCTGAAGGACTGTTAGGTTCCGCGGTGGCGCTCAGCATGATTCGCGAGTTGGGCCCGGTCTTGGCTGCGCTCATGGTGACGGCGCGCGCCGGTTCCGCTATAACGGCGGAAATCGGCATTATGCGGATCACGGAACAGATCGACGCGCTCGATACCATGGCCGTCAACCCGCTCCAATACCTGATTGCACCGAAACTCGTCGCAGGTTTGATCGGCGTGCCGCTGTTGGTCGCTATCTTCGATGTGGTGGGAATCTACGGTGGTCACCTGGTTGGGGTGGACCTGCTCGGTGTCAGCGCCGGTTCGTACTGGAATTCCATCGAGGCCGCGGTCGAGTGGAAAGACGTCTATGGCGGCATTCTCAAATCCATTAGTTTCGGTCTGATCGTAAGCTGGATCTGTTGCTATAAAGGCTTTTACACCAAGATGAGCGCCGAAGGGCTCGGCACCGCCACGACCGAGGCGGTCGTGTTGTCATCGGTCTTGATTCTCATCTGGGATTATTTTCTGACGTCATTGTTGTTGTAA